The Paenibacillus sp. YPG26 genome includes a window with the following:
- a CDS encoding AbrB/MazE/SpoVT family DNA-binding domain-containing protein: MKPAGVVRKVDQLGRIVLPKSLRKRYQMNEGDPVEILVQGDHIILERYRPKCVFCGNMEDVSEFKERSICGQCLVEMNHLPRHA; this comes from the coding sequence ATGAAACCTGCTGGTGTGGTCCGTAAAGTGGATCAACTGGGGAGAATCGTCTTACCCAAATCGCTTCGCAAGAGATATCAAATGAATGAAGGGGATCCTGTCGAAATTCTCGTGCAGGGCGATCATATTATCCTTGAACGTTATCGTCCCAAATGTGTATTCTGCGGCAATATGGAAGATGTAAGCGAGTTCAAAGAACGGTCGATTTGTGGCCAATGCCTGGTTGAAATGAATCACTTGCCACGACACGCGTAA
- the trmL gene encoding tRNA (uridine(34)/cytosine(34)/5-carboxymethylaminomethyluridine(34)-2'-O)-methyltransferase TrmL, which produces MALHIVLVEPEIPANTGNIARTCAATGIHLHLVRPLGFRTDDATLKRAGLDYWYAVHIEYHDSFAELEEMYKGSRFFFATTKADQRYSDFQYQDGDFFVFGKETKGLPPEILQAHPDSLIRMPMTDKVRSLNLSNSAAIIVYEALRQLNFPGME; this is translated from the coding sequence ATGGCCTTACATATTGTACTTGTGGAACCCGAGATACCGGCAAATACCGGAAATATTGCCCGTACCTGCGCAGCAACCGGAATTCACCTGCATCTGGTACGTCCTCTTGGATTCCGTACGGATGACGCGACTCTTAAGCGTGCCGGGCTTGATTACTGGTATGCTGTCCATATTGAATATCATGATTCTTTTGCTGAGCTCGAGGAAATGTATAAAGGGAGCAGATTCTTCTTCGCCACCACCAAGGCAGATCAGAGATACAGTGACTTCCAGTATCAGGATGGTGATTTCTTCGTGTTCGGAAAAGAAACCAAGGGGCTTCCGCCTGAAATCCTCCAGGCTCACCCGGACAGCCTAATCCGGATGCCCATGACGGATAAAGTCCGGTCACTGAATTTGTCGAATTCTGCTGCGATTATTGTGTATGAAGCGCTCAGACAATTGAATTTTCCTGGGATGGAATAG
- the serC gene encoding 3-phosphoserine/phosphohydroxythreonine transaminase, protein MSKRAYNFNAGPAAVPLEVLQRAQAEFVDYQDNGMSIMEMSHRGAVYEGVHNEAQSRLLNLLGNPEGYKVLFLQGGASTQFAMLPMNLLGEGKTAGYVKTGSWANKAISEAKLIGETFIAASSEDNQYKSVPDLAELQLPENAAYLHLTSNETIEGTQFQAFPDTGSVPLIADMSSDILSRSIDVKNFGMIYAGAQKNLGPSGVTVVIAREELIENSPKHIPTVFRYDTHTKNNSLYNTPPSFSIYMVNQVLKWIEEQGSLAGIEAKNREKAQLLYNAIDNSGGFFHGFADRDSRSNMNVTFRMASEELEKQFIKASELEGFVGLKGHRSVGGLRASIYNAVPYEHIEALVDFMGEFQRKNG, encoded by the coding sequence ATGAGTAAGAGAGCCTACAATTTTAATGCAGGTCCTGCAGCTGTGCCTTTGGAAGTGCTTCAACGTGCCCAAGCTGAATTTGTCGATTATCAGGATAATGGAATGTCGATTATGGAGATGTCCCACCGTGGAGCGGTCTATGAGGGAGTACACAATGAGGCTCAGAGCCGTCTTCTGAACCTTCTTGGCAATCCGGAAGGATACAAGGTTCTGTTCCTGCAAGGCGGAGCATCCACCCAGTTCGCTATGCTTCCGATGAACTTGCTTGGTGAGGGCAAGACTGCAGGTTATGTTAAGACAGGCAGCTGGGCCAACAAAGCGATCAGTGAAGCCAAATTAATTGGCGAGACATTCATTGCCGCTTCTTCTGAAGACAACCAATACAAGTCTGTTCCAGACCTTGCGGAGCTTCAATTGCCTGAGAATGCGGCTTACCTGCATCTAACTTCTAATGAGACGATTGAAGGTACGCAGTTCCAAGCCTTCCCGGATACAGGAAGTGTGCCTTTGATTGCGGATATGTCCAGCGATATCCTGTCACGTTCCATAGACGTGAAGAATTTCGGAATGATCTATGCGGGTGCACAGAAGAACCTTGGTCCTTCAGGCGTAACCGTAGTTATTGCCCGTGAAGAGCTAATTGAGAATTCACCGAAGCACATTCCAACCGTGTTCAGATATGATACACACACCAAGAACAACTCTCTATATAACACTCCTCCATCCTTCTCAATCTATATGGTGAACCAGGTGCTTAAATGGATCGAGGAACAAGGTTCCCTGGCCGGAATAGAGGCCAAGAACCGTGAGAAAGCTCAGCTTCTCTACAATGCAATTGATAACAGTGGTGGATTCTTCCACGGCTTCGCAGATCGTGACAGCCGTTCTAACATGAATGTAACCTTCCGTATGGCATCTGAAGAGCTTGAGAAGCAATTCATCAAGGCTTCTGAGCTGGAAGGCTTTGTAGGACTTAAAGGCCACCGCAGTGTTGGAGGCTTGCGTGCTTCGATCTATAACGCTGTACCTTACGAGCACATCGAAGCTTTGGTTGATTTCATGGGAGAATTCCAAAGAAAGAACGGCTAA
- the glnA gene encoding type I glutamate--ammonia ligase: MSVQQVLKTIEEKQIEWVDFRFVDLSGRAHHISLPAKEVDEETFVNGVAFDGSSIPGFRGIEESDMVMMPDPGSCFVDPFTAHPTLNILCDIFTPDGNRYERDPRSIAVRAEEYLKKSGVGTAAFFAPESEFFIFDDVRHESSMNRSYYEVNSEEAGWNTSRDEEGGNLGFKVPVKGGYVPVAPTDKQQDIRSEMCRLLEEAGLRIERHHHEVATAGQAEINFRFDTLLKTADNLMVYKYIVHNTAQQFGKTATFMPKPLFGDNGSGMHVHQSIFDGDTPLFYEKGGYANLSEMALHYIGGILHHAPALIAFTNPSTNSFKRLVPGYEAPVNLVYSKGNRSAAVRIPVAAVTPKGCRIEFRTPDSTANPYLAFSAMLLAGLDGIKRKIDPQKQGYGPFDKNIYDLSDAEKKEIRSVPASLDEALDALLADCEFLTEGGVFTQDFIDNFVALKRKEAKAVAMRVHPHEIGLYYDL, from the coding sequence ATGTCAGTACAGCAGGTTTTGAAGACTATTGAGGAGAAACAAATTGAGTGGGTGGATTTCCGTTTTGTAGACCTGTCGGGTCGTGCACACCACATCAGTCTCCCAGCCAAAGAGGTTGATGAAGAAACTTTTGTAAATGGTGTAGCTTTTGACGGTTCTTCCATCCCGGGATTCCGTGGTATCGAAGAATCTGACATGGTTATGATGCCGGATCCGGGCTCATGCTTTGTTGATCCCTTTACAGCACATCCTACCTTGAACATTCTCTGCGATATCTTCACCCCGGATGGTAACCGTTATGAGCGTGATCCCCGCAGTATTGCTGTTCGCGCCGAAGAATACTTGAAGAAGAGCGGTGTAGGAACAGCAGCATTCTTCGCACCTGAATCCGAGTTCTTTATCTTCGATGATGTACGTCATGAGAGCAGCATGAACCGCTCTTACTATGAAGTGAATTCCGAAGAAGCTGGCTGGAACACAAGCCGTGATGAAGAGGGCGGTAACCTCGGCTTCAAAGTACCTGTTAAAGGTGGATATGTCCCTGTAGCGCCGACCGATAAGCAGCAGGATATCCGTAGTGAGATGTGCAGATTGCTTGAAGAAGCAGGACTTCGTATTGAGCGTCATCACCACGAAGTGGCAACTGCAGGACAAGCAGAGATCAACTTCCGTTTCGACACCCTTCTCAAAACTGCCGATAATTTGATGGTATATAAATACATCGTTCATAATACAGCACAACAATTTGGCAAGACAGCAACCTTTATGCCAAAGCCTCTCTTCGGTGACAACGGCAGTGGTATGCACGTTCACCAATCTATCTTCGATGGCGACACACCTCTTTTCTATGAAAAAGGCGGATATGCGAATCTGAGTGAAATGGCTCTTCACTACATCGGGGGTATCCTGCACCACGCCCCAGCTCTGATTGCTTTCACCAACCCAAGTACCAACTCATTCAAGCGTCTGGTACCTGGTTATGAAGCGCCAGTTAACCTTGTATATTCCAAAGGTAACCGTTCCGCTGCAGTTCGTATCCCGGTAGCGGCTGTAACCCCTAAAGGCTGCCGCATCGAGTTCCGTACACCGGACTCCACGGCTAACCCTTACCTGGCATTCTCAGCGATGCTGCTTGCTGGTCTTGACGGAATCAAACGCAAAATTGACCCGCAAAAGCAGGGCTACGGACCATTTGACAAAAATATTTACGATCTGTCTGATGCCGAGAAGAAAGAAATCCGCAGCGTTCCAGCTTCCCTGGATGAGGCTCTTGACGCACTGCTTGCCGACTGCGAATTCCTGACTGAAGGCGGCGTATTCACACAAGACTTCATTGATAACTTTGTAGCCTTGAAGCGTAAAGAAGCAAAAGCTGTAGCCATGCGCGTACATCCGCATGAAATCGGACTATACTACGATCTGTAA
- the aroF gene encoding 3-deoxy-7-phosphoheptulonate synthase, giving the protein MIVIISNQTPEERLQEIIAVIENVGLQAHVSRGNDRTVIGLIGHIEPKLAEHLRQMKDVENVVKISKSYKLASRDFHPENTVITMGDVKIGGGELVVMGGPCAVETPEQIDEIARLVKAAGGQVLRGGAFKPRTGPYSFQGVGVEGLIMMAEAGRKHGLLTITEVMTPEYVDVCAEYADILQIGTRNMQNFDLLRKLGSCGRPVLLKRGFSATYDELLNAAEYILAGGNPDVMLCERGIRTFETYTRNTLDLSAIPVLQQLSHLPVISDPSHGTGRRELVEPMAKASVAAGADGLIIEMHTDPDNSMTGDGVQSLFPDQFAGLLQDLEKLAPIVGRTFTASKAAANPVQV; this is encoded by the coding sequence ATGATCGTAATTATTTCTAACCAGACCCCCGAGGAGCGCCTCCAGGAGATTATCGCAGTCATAGAGAATGTGGGACTGCAGGCGCATGTATCCCGCGGCAATGATCGTACCGTAATTGGCTTGATTGGACATATTGAACCTAAGCTTGCAGAGCATCTGCGCCAGATGAAGGATGTTGAGAACGTGGTCAAGATCTCCAAATCTTATAAGCTTGCCAGCCGCGACTTCCACCCGGAGAATACAGTTATCACCATGGGTGATGTCAAAATCGGCGGAGGAGAGCTTGTTGTTATGGGAGGGCCATGTGCCGTTGAGACTCCGGAGCAGATTGACGAAATCGCACGCCTGGTCAAGGCCGCCGGCGGCCAAGTACTGCGCGGAGGAGCATTCAAGCCGCGTACCGGCCCGTACAGCTTCCAGGGTGTCGGTGTGGAAGGATTGATCATGATGGCCGAAGCAGGGAGGAAGCATGGCCTGCTGACGATCACGGAGGTTATGACACCTGAATATGTTGATGTATGTGCCGAATATGCCGACATTCTCCAAATTGGAACACGGAATATGCAGAACTTTGATCTGCTTCGGAAGCTGGGGAGCTGCGGCCGTCCGGTCCTGCTGAAGCGCGGATTCAGCGCGACATATGATGAGCTGCTTAATGCGGCCGAATACATTCTTGCGGGTGGCAACCCGGATGTCATGCTGTGCGAGCGGGGCATCCGTACCTTTGAGACTTACACCCGGAATACACTAGATCTGTCCGCAATTCCAGTACTGCAGCAGCTCAGCCACCTGCCGGTCATCTCGGATCCAAGTCACGGAACGGGAAGACGGGAATTGGTGGAGCCGATGGCTAAGGCTTCCGTAGCTGCTGGAGCGGACGGCCTGATTATCGAAATGCATACAGATCCTGATAATTCGATGACCGGGGACGGTGTACAGTCTCTGTTCCCGGATCAATTCGCTGGCCTTCTGCAGGATCTGGAGAAGCTGGCGCCGATTGTCGGCCGGACATTTACCGCATCTAAGGCAGCTGCAAACCCTGTGCAAGTCTAG
- a CDS encoding 4-hydroxy-3-methylbut-2-enyl diphosphate reductase, producing the protein MEVVKISPRGYCYGVVDAMVLARQAAKNLDLPRPIYILGMIVHNSHVTNSFEDEGIITLDGPNRLEILSQVDKGTVIFTAHGVSPEVRKIARDKGLTTVDATCPDVTKTHVLIEEKVSEGYEIIYIGKKGHPEPEGAIGIAPQHVHLIEREEEIDQLNLTADRIIITNQTTMSQWDIKHIIKKLVEKYPGAEVHNEICLATQVRQEAVAEQAGQTDLVIVVGDPRSNNSNRLAQVSEEIAGVTAYRIADVTELKREWLEGVKKVGVTSGASTPTPITKEVIAYLEQYDPDRPETWEIVRTVNMQKLLPPVKDKNTAKTI; encoded by the coding sequence ATGGAAGTCGTCAAAATTTCACCGCGCGGTTATTGCTACGGCGTTGTAGATGCAATGGTCCTGGCCCGTCAGGCGGCCAAGAACCTTGATCTTCCTCGTCCGATTTATATACTGGGTATGATTGTTCACAACAGCCACGTAACCAATTCTTTTGAGGATGAGGGTATCATCACGCTGGATGGTCCTAACCGGCTGGAGATTCTAAGTCAGGTGGACAAAGGCACCGTAATTTTCACCGCCCATGGGGTGTCTCCAGAGGTAAGGAAGATTGCCAGAGATAAGGGACTGACTACGGTGGACGCCACCTGTCCCGATGTGACCAAGACCCATGTCCTTATTGAGGAGAAGGTCTCTGAGGGGTACGAGATTATTTATATTGGCAAAAAGGGACATCCCGAGCCCGAAGGAGCGATTGGGATCGCACCCCAGCATGTGCATCTTATCGAGCGGGAAGAGGAGATTGACCAATTGAACCTCACCGCGGACCGGATTATCATTACGAATCAGACTACAATGAGCCAGTGGGATATCAAGCATATTATCAAGAAGCTGGTTGAGAAGTACCCGGGGGCTGAAGTGCATAATGAGATCTGCTTGGCCACCCAGGTTCGGCAGGAGGCTGTGGCTGAGCAGGCCGGCCAGACGGATCTTGTGATTGTAGTTGGAGATCCGCGCAGCAATAACTCCAACCGTCTGGCTCAGGTGTCGGAGGAGATTGCAGGCGTAACAGCTTACCGGATCGCGGATGTGACCGAACTTAAGCGGGAATGGCTGGAGGGGGTCAAGAAAGTCGGAGTCACGTCCGGCGCATCCACGCCAACTCCGATTACCAAGGAGGTTATCGCGTATCTGGAGCAGTATGACCCTGACCGGCCCGAGACTTGGGAGATTGTGCGTACGGTGAATATGCAGAAGCTGCTTCCTCCAGTTAAGGATAAGAATACGGCTAAGACTATATAA
- a CDS encoding HAMP domain-containing sensor histidine kinase, whose protein sequence is MSIRWRLTAWYTCILAVTLVLFGASIYGLVRYNIYSEVKRKIVEQANQIRNLDTYTDGQNIDLQLSRDQKNRLEDNNISWQIYSFYGTGITSLAPALQDRNLSLPVPKPNSLVNGGEFSVYTKNGYSFILFELPVPSADQPFGVLSLAVNTMSEDRLMDQMKTVLVFGFFITVLCASTLGLFLARKSMRPIGKVIEAANQIQTGNDLSVRIDYEGPNDEIGQLIGTVNQMLSRTDRFYKELEEAYATQRRFVSDASHELRTPLTTIRGNVDLLKKAWDQEAEGRLQMDEQSLRSLSMEAISDIADESKRMSRLVNDMLSLARADTGQTITKEPLLMSPIVQDVIRRSQFLTRSAAWVQGDLSAIDGIYVEGNRDYLQQMLFIFIENAFKYTPQGKVMIDAVRVGGQIGIRIADTGIGMDQKDIPHIFERFYRADPSRGVTQGTGLGLSIAKWIIDEHRGSVEVISRKGEGTAFVIWLPAFPTPLQ, encoded by the coding sequence ATGTCCATAAGATGGCGGCTGACCGCATGGTATACTTGCATACTGGCCGTAACTCTGGTGCTGTTCGGAGCTTCGATCTATGGACTTGTACGCTATAACATATACTCTGAGGTCAAGAGGAAGATCGTGGAGCAGGCGAATCAAATACGCAATCTGGACACTTATACGGACGGACAGAATATTGACCTTCAGTTAAGCAGGGATCAGAAGAACCGGCTGGAAGACAACAATATTTCCTGGCAGATATACAGCTTCTATGGTACAGGGATTACAAGCCTGGCGCCTGCCCTGCAGGACCGCAATTTAAGTCTGCCTGTGCCCAAGCCGAATTCCCTGGTTAATGGCGGGGAGTTCTCTGTGTACACCAAGAACGGCTATTCCTTTATCCTGTTTGAACTGCCTGTGCCCTCAGCCGACCAGCCCTTCGGTGTACTGTCTCTGGCTGTGAATACCATGTCTGAAGACCGCCTCATGGATCAGATGAAAACAGTACTTGTATTCGGATTCTTCATTACTGTGCTGTGTGCTTCTACCTTAGGACTGTTCCTGGCCCGCAAATCAATGCGTCCGATAGGCAAGGTCATTGAAGCGGCTAACCAGATTCAGACGGGTAATGACCTCAGTGTCCGTATAGACTATGAGGGGCCCAATGATGAGATTGGGCAGCTGATTGGCACGGTGAACCAGATGTTATCAAGAACAGACAGGTTCTATAAGGAATTGGAGGAAGCCTATGCTACCCAGCGCAGATTCGTATCAGACGCTTCCCATGAGTTGAGAACACCGCTGACGACCATACGTGGGAATGTCGATCTGCTGAAGAAAGCCTGGGATCAGGAGGCGGAGGGACGTCTTCAAATGGACGAGCAAAGTCTTCGCAGTCTATCGATGGAAGCCATCAGCGATATCGCTGATGAATCCAAGCGGATGAGCCGGCTCGTGAATGATATGCTCTCCCTGGCCCGGGCTGATACGGGACAGACGATTACCAAGGAGCCGCTGCTTATGTCTCCGATTGTACAGGACGTCATCCGCAGATCCCAGTTCCTTACCCGTTCCGCGGCTTGGGTTCAGGGCGATCTCTCGGCAATTGATGGCATTTATGTGGAAGGTAACCGGGACTATCTGCAGCAGATGCTGTTCATCTTTATTGAGAATGCCTTCAAGTATACACCCCAAGGTAAAGTGATGATTGATGCGGTGCGGGTAGGCGGCCAGATCGGTATCCGAATCGCAGATACAGGGATTGGTATGGATCAGAAGGATATTCCGCACATATTTGAACGGTTTTATCGGGCAGATCCGTCCCGGGGGGTAACCCAGGGGACAGGACTCGGGCTCTCGATCGCCAAGTGGATCATCGACGAGCACCGCGGATCTGTGGAGGTCATCTCCCGGAAGGGGGAGGGCACAGCCTTTGTTATCTGGCTCCCAGCCTTCCCGACCCCGCTCCAATAG
- a CDS encoding response regulator transcription factor, with amino-acid sequence MRSSILIIDDDEKIISMLRRGLAFEGYDVHSAPNGMEGLQMMLTADPDLVVLDVMMPQVDGFEVCRRIREGGSSVPILMLTAKDEVENRVKGLDLGADDYLVKPFALEELLARVRALLRRKENAADGEAQRLVFEDIILDYDSREVLRAGRRLELTAKEFELLYLFMQNPKRLLTRDLIMDKIWGYDYSGESNVLEVYIAMLRQKTEEQGGKRVIQTIRGAGYILRGDS; translated from the coding sequence ATGAGATCCAGTATATTAATCATTGATGATGATGAGAAAATTATATCGATGCTGCGGCGCGGTCTGGCTTTTGAAGGCTATGATGTGCATTCCGCCCCTAATGGCATGGAAGGGCTTCAAATGATGCTGACGGCAGATCCTGATCTGGTCGTACTGGATGTGATGATGCCGCAGGTAGATGGATTTGAGGTCTGCAGGCGGATTCGCGAGGGGGGGAGCAGCGTCCCTATTCTCATGCTTACCGCCAAGGATGAGGTAGAGAACCGGGTCAAGGGACTTGATCTGGGTGCCGATGACTATCTGGTGAAGCCATTCGCTCTGGAAGAGCTGCTGGCCAGGGTCAGGGCCTTGCTGCGGCGCAAAGAGAACGCGGCGGACGGGGAAGCCCAGCGGCTCGTATTTGAGGATATCATTCTGGATTATGATTCCAGGGAAGTCCTAAGAGCCGGGCGCAGACTTGAACTAACCGCCAAAGAGTTCGAGCTGCTGTACTTGTTCATGCAGAATCCGAAGCGGCTCCTTACCCGGGATCTGATTATGGACAAAATCTGGGGCTACGATTACAGCGGGGAATCGAACGTTCTGGAGGTCTATATTGCTATGCTCAGGCAAAAGACGGAGGAGCAGGGCGGGAAGCGGGTCATTCAGACGATCCGTGGAGCCGGTTATATTCTAAGAGGAGACTCCTAA
- a CDS encoding trypsin-like peptidase domain-containing protein, which yields MDEQRNKPGHSFGDNPPEKPQQPEESGSSYYSYGPFQSYGQDNREGDRDDSSRPNNVEITPPQPVRTLMTPYDIRPSNESGARSQGSGSGSGANGNGNWQYNSKPKSKSSLKSFVAGALAGMLILGGGMFYADKENLFTGDQAATPVAAYPASSSTAQPEQSTGSKNMQAVFPMTNPGDVSDVVDHAGPAVVKIETLVKSSKQSRGNSNTDPFNQFFFGGDSGIFGDRGQSGGEDSGSGSSSQGDQLVPTGLGSGFIFDKTGYILTNEHVVHNAEVVQVTVQGTNKPYEAKVLGTSYDLDLAVLKIEGSDFPSIPLGSSDNTKVGEWLVAIGNPQGFDHSVTAGVLSSKDREIAIAGENGEKDRKYENLLQTDASINPGNSGGPLLNLKGEVIGINVAVSENSQGIGFAIPTSTINEVLDKLKNNQAIPKKPVPFIGASLMTLTDEVAKQMGTSVKEGSVVSEIVYRSPAYIADLRPYDIITGADGKNYATKEDLIAYIQTHKVGDKVKLNVVRNDTKLDVTVTIGDKNSFQNLQ from the coding sequence ATGGACGAACAAAGAAATAAGCCCGGACACAGCTTTGGAGATAACCCGCCTGAGAAGCCGCAGCAGCCAGAAGAATCCGGATCATCATATTATTCATATGGCCCTTTCCAATCGTACGGTCAAGATAATAGGGAAGGCGATAGAGATGATTCTTCCCGGCCCAACAACGTTGAAATTACACCGCCCCAGCCGGTGAGAACGCTCATGACCCCTTATGATATCCGCCCGTCTAACGAGAGCGGCGCCAGATCACAGGGGTCTGGTTCCGGCAGCGGTGCGAATGGGAATGGAAATTGGCAGTATAACAGCAAGCCCAAATCCAAATCATCCTTGAAATCATTCGTTGCCGGAGCTTTAGCCGGAATGTTGATTCTTGGAGGCGGGATGTTCTATGCGGACAAAGAGAATTTGTTCACAGGAGACCAGGCGGCGACTCCAGTCGCTGCGTATCCTGCCAGCAGCAGTACGGCACAGCCTGAGCAGAGCACGGGTTCAAAGAACATGCAGGCTGTATTCCCTATGACCAATCCGGGTGATGTCAGTGACGTCGTAGATCATGCCGGGCCTGCCGTAGTCAAGATTGAGACGCTGGTGAAGTCAAGCAAGCAAAGCCGGGGGAACAGCAATACAGATCCGTTCAACCAGTTCTTCTTCGGTGGGGATAGCGGTATCTTCGGAGACAGAGGGCAGAGCGGAGGCGAAGATAGCGGTTCGGGCTCCTCTTCACAAGGTGATCAGCTTGTACCGACAGGACTTGGATCCGGCTTTATCTTTGACAAAACAGGTTACATTCTGACCAATGAGCACGTAGTCCATAATGCGGAGGTTGTACAGGTAACGGTTCAAGGCACCAATAAGCCTTATGAAGCTAAGGTGCTTGGCACAAGCTATGACCTGGATTTGGCCGTTCTCAAGATTGAAGGCAGTGACTTCCCTTCCATTCCGCTTGGCAGCTCGGATAATACCAAAGTCGGTGAATGGCTGGTAGCTATCGGTAACCCGCAAGGCTTCGATCATTCGGTTACAGCCGGTGTTCTCAGCTCCAAGGATCGTGAAATTGCCATAGCCGGTGAGAATGGGGAGAAGGACCGCAAATATGAGAATCTGCTGCAGACAGATGCTTCGATTAATCCGGGTAACTCCGGGGGACCTCTGTTGAACCTGAAAGGCGAGGTCATCGGGATCAATGTGGCAGTGAGCGAGAACTCTCAAGGGATTGGCTTTGCGATTCCGACAAGCACAATTAATGAAGTTCTTGATAAATTGAAGAACAATCAGGCAATTCCCAAGAAGCCGGTACCTTTCATCGGGGCTTCATTAATGACCTTAACGGACGAGGTTGCGAAGCAAATGGGAACGAGTGTCAAGGAAGGCTCTGTAGTCTCCGAGATTGTCTACAGATCTCCCGCGTACATTGCGGATCTGCGCCCATATGATATTATTACCGGTGCTGACGGCAAGAACTATGCAACCAAGGAAGATCTGATTGCTTATATTCAGACTCATAAAGTCGGAGACAAAGTTAAGCTGAACGTGGTGCGTAATGATACTAAACTGGATGTTACCGTTACGATCGGCGACAAGAACAGCTTCCAGAATCTTCAATAG
- a CDS encoding response regulator transcription factor, translating into MSGETVKVMIVDDHDMVRMGLKTYLMLDPRFQVIAEASDGKQVVDMLTAAEDGIVPDLILMDLMMPVMNGAEATKALLARYPNLKIVILTSFLEDDLVVQAIEAGAVSYVLKTVSAEELIYALQGAYRGMPVMTGDVAQALTRGLRQRTVQNDEYGLTEREKEVLLLIAEGKTNKDIGEELHISIKTVKTHVSNLLMKCELEDRTQLAIYAHRQGWVS; encoded by the coding sequence ATGAGCGGTGAGACGGTGAAAGTGATGATTGTCGATGACCATGATATGGTCCGGATGGGACTGAAAACTTACCTGATGCTGGATCCCCGGTTTCAGGTAATCGCAGAGGCGAGCGACGGCAAGCAGGTTGTTGATATGTTAACTGCAGCGGAAGACGGGATCGTACCTGACCTTATTCTTATGGATTTGATGATGCCGGTCATGAACGGGGCTGAAGCCACCAAAGCACTGCTTGCCCGTTATCCCAATCTGAAGATTGTTATCCTGACCAGCTTCCTGGAGGATGATCTTGTTGTTCAGGCTATTGAAGCCGGCGCAGTCAGTTATGTCCTGAAGACGGTATCCGCGGAGGAACTGATCTATGCGCTGCAGGGCGCTTACAGAGGGATGCCGGTGATGACAGGAGATGTGGCGCAGGCGTTGACACGCGGACTTCGTCAGCGGACCGTTCAGAATGATGAATACGGTCTGACCGAACGGGAGAAGGAAGTGCTGCTGCTGATCGCCGAAGGCAAGACGAATAAGGATATCGGGGAAGAGCTTCATATCAGTATTAAGACGGTGAAGACACATGTTAGCAATCTACTAATGAAATGCGAGCTTGAAGATCGTACACAGCTTGCTATTTACGCGCACCGTCAGGGCTGGGTGTCCTAG